The Streptomyces tubercidicus DNA segment GGCGAGGACCGCATCACCAGCATCGAGACCGACAAGGCCCTCCACGACATCGCCCGGGAAAACCTGACACGGGCCGGCCTCCACCCGCACCTGCTGTGCGGCGACGGCCTGGCCGGGGCCCCCGGGCGAGCGCCCTTCAACCACACCATCGCCACCTGCACGGTCCGCGACATCCCGTACGCCTGGGTGGAGCAGACCGCCCCCGGCGGCACGATCCTCACCCCCTGGGGCTCGTCCTTCCACTCCTACTCTTTCGCGACCCTCACCGTCCAGGACGGCCAGGCCACCGGCCACTTCTCCGGCCGCCCCGCCTTCATGTGGGCCCGCCAGCAGCGCCGCTCCTACGGCCGCATCCGCGACTGGTACCACGGCGAGCAGGGCGACCGCGCGACAACCACCCTCGACCCCCGCGTCCTGGAGGAGAACCCGGACGCCCGCTTCGCCGTCGGCCTCCGCGTACGCGACGCCTGGCCCCTGCTCTGCCCGGCAGACGACGGCAGTGACGAGGCCACCTACTGGCTCTTCGACGACGCCCGCACCTCCTGGGCCACCGCCGAATACGTCCCCGGCCACACCACCTACGAGACCGAACAACACGGCCCCCGCCGCCTGTGGGACGAGGTCGAATCCGCCTACTCCACCTGGACCGCAGAGGGCACCCCCTCACGGGACCGCTACCGCATCACGGTCACGGCCGAGGGGCAGCGCG contains these protein-coding regions:
- a CDS encoding methyltransferase domain-containing protein, whose translation is MSSPDRLLEILANKGALTPEWAPSVAAVDRAHFVPDTFEVGDRTVSRSADEAEWRRMVYADLPLITQHNDGRAEAGQIAFPTCSTSMPSLMLDMAAIVRDGDTVLEIGTGTGYHAAWLAHRLGEDRITSIETDKALHDIARENLTRAGLHPHLLCGDGLAGAPGRAPFNHTIATCTVRDIPYAWVEQTAPGGTILTPWGSSFHSYSFATLTVQDGQATGHFSGRPAFMWARQQRRSYGRIRDWYHGEQGDRATTTLDPRVLEENPDARFAVGLRVRDAWPLLCPADDGSDEATYWLFDDARTSWATAEYVPGHTTYETEQHGPRRLWDEVESAYSTWTAEGTPSRDRYRITVTAEGQRVSL